In Apis mellifera strain DH4 linkage group LG10, Amel_HAv3.1, whole genome shotgun sequence, the genomic window gataacaaaatttcaattattattattaaattcacttgaaaaattactattttcatatttttacagGAACTGTACTCAACACTACTAATTCCTATATTAGAAATCTGATGCAaggtaagatatatattttaatatcaatattatactaatatatttctttataaattaaaaacaaaatggaaCGTATCTATACCACATCGTACACAAAAGTAagaagtataattataatttaaataaaatattagaaatattagaaaatattcaattgtaatatcattataaaagatttttccaaatattaaaaaacagttactaaatataattgaaaataatcaatatattcagaacgttttccaaaagaaaaaaactaggACTGCCTTGACAAACAAGAACCATCAATGACCCATTTACGTGAAATCGCACGAACCTTGATGGTCATTGTTTGCGTTTCCCATAAGTGTAACAAGACCGGACAATTCCATAGGAATTCGAGTGACGTCTCGAGTTTCCGTAAGCCTTTTCCGACAGATCAGTATCTCTCGTTTCTCAACAGAGTAAAAAGGGGTGGTCGCCTTCTAAAAGAGGACCATGATTTTCTTCTGCATTATTCGTTCGCGAAAATGCACATGGCTTGCAAAAGCGCATGCAGCGCTTTACCTCTTTGATCcccaaaaatagaaaaaaagaaagagagagacagagagaatgGAGGAGATctcaaaaatgcaaaaaaggaTCTTCGGCTACTTCGCAAGAAAGGACACGAATGGGGGAGAAAGCAGGCTTTTTCTCGAGCAACAGCGAAAATCGCTGGGAATCGAAGGGGTGACGTGTCCATTTGTGGTTGACCAGTTGTCAGAAGTGATTCAGAAGTGAAGGGTACAGTCTGCAGTAAGACTGTTATCCGAATTTTCTCAGTTTTCATTATGGTTACCAGTTACCATAATAGACCATTCGTAGGACCAGTTTCATTGTCGatcatcaataataataatatcgttgcatttgttttgttttcttttttttttttttttcatttaaatgaagATCTATCTAAATTTGTTGAACTTATATTTCAAAgagtaaatgtttttattcacttcattattatgttattgtggaaacgatatatatttaaaatttcatgaattattttaaaaaaaaaatttcaaaattcagatatatttgatataattgatgtaataattaagaataaatttttaatttaaaaagtttcacaataatataataaaaaatgtaaaaaataaaataaaaagaagacaaGCTTGGATtagctttctttctttcttttcttttttctaataggaaaattttctttgtctGTTTGTCCAACTATTCTGTGATATATATCACATTTTACGCAACcgagtataaattttataaaatccattGTAAATCTGATAAGTTATCCATTCATAGTACTACCATTATCCATTCCAGATTACCAGCAATGTTTATTCTTCAAGCAAGACCTGCTAATCAGCTCCTAATTACGTCAAATTTTCGTTCTATTCATACAATACTTGCAACTTAAGATAAGCCGCAGATTTATCCTGAGCTAGTGTCATAGCTGCACGTCTACGCTGTAAAGGCGTAACCGGCACGTCGAAAATTTTCGCAATGTAATCTTGCGTATTGATCTTCGAGAAAAAGGGGTTGCCTTCCATGCATAATAGGTTCTGCTGGTCTCTGCCTTAGTTAAGTCCGAGTTAGGTAGGATTAACAACGACAGGCTTGGACATCTGTCGTATTGACGAGTAGTGGTCAGTTAGATCTCAAAATGAACAACAATGGCCAGAGTTTCGACTAACAAACCTAGACCTCCTATGACCCACCAAGGGAATATCACGAAATTGTCATGTCATCCTCGACATTTCACTTGAACTCGTCGAATACATCGGATTATGGATTCGCAATTCTCTTTCACACAAtcgattatttctatttatggtgatttcaaaagatttaaagCTTATTGTTTCttcgattggaaaattttaatacaatttttaaaagctaATCTGAATATACTTTCAAGAaaccgattatttttttcccccatattaactaattttaatctcaaaataattaaacaaatgcaATGAAAAGATGTTTGTTTATTATGTTTACTATGTTTTGCAAATTTctgcaattatataaatttcactgTTCAAATTTCAAGTCACACGATCTCATGGATCGTGAAATCTTTTTGTGCAAAGATGGACCTTAGTTCGTAACAATGTTTCTAAATAAGCTTATACACGCTCGAGCGAAAAAGGACTAGACGAGCGGTTTGCAGATGTCAAGCGGCCATCATATTTGATATTCCAAAAACCCTCTTTTCCTTCAGTTCGTAAGATTATTTGCGAAAGAGTTTTCAGTTTCTTCGTACCGTTACCACGCAGTAGGTCTCCTATTTTTCTTGATCTCATTCATAATGGTTTTGACTAAAATACCATCATCCTTGGGGACTATTTTCTTATCGAACTTCTGTCATGTCttgcaatctttttttctcacgCTATTCACgcaattgaaaagaattctaTCGAAATCTGTTTTCGAAGTATTCCTTCGAAAGAAGCAATGCAACAATTTTTGGGAAATTATttctgaagaaattttatttaaattttgaatgtattattcttgaattatttttctaaattttatttagaattatttccaatgaaattatgtcaaaatttttagaaatttattctttaagaaacaacatcgaaaatttattctttgtttttttgttgattgcatttaatagaattgtaaatttaatagaattgtttctcattttcatttcatatatgCCATTTTAAATTACTCAATATCCCagtaatttattgaaatcgaATTAGTTAAAGAATCATGTCTCAGGTATGAAAAGCAATTAGATCGGATCAACGTTAGGTAATCGAAGAATTTCCATTCactagattattatttctcttttatgaACATATACGACTCAAAAATGAAAGTATCGTgattttaattccattaaaatgtttctcttatgtttctcttattttgtttcttcttattctctcTAAACTTCTCTCTTCTTGAGAATCAAATGTTTCTTCCTGTATATCATTTAAGATGATAATGATTCTCCTTTATTTGGTAACTTTTGGTAGACGTTCTTGCCTTTAGTAGTTGACaaggaaatgtaaaaaaaatgtttaaaaaaaaaagtaaagttatttgaagaagaggagaaaaaaatgtatttgagataaataaattaggtaaaaagatttttgaaaaattattccagaagaaatcaaaatttttaggaaattatatcgaaacaaaaagaaagaaaaattcatttcttctctataaaaatttttcctagagaaattttttaaattattttcgtgaataataatataattaagttattattctttttattattctttttattactttattattttatcatatatatttatttaaatcaggTTTTATGCAAATAAGATTAGCAATAACGTTGAAGAGATTGCATGAGAAAGGATCATACAAGaagcaaaagaagaagaaaaatccctTAAGTGGGAAACCATTCGCAAAAGGCGTGGTGATGAAAACATTAATCAGAAAACCGAAGAAACCGAATTCTGCGAATAGAAAATGCGTCCTCGTTCGCCTATCAACCGGCAGAGAAATAATTGCTTTTGTCCCAGGtgagtataattaataatgaatgttTTAATGAAAACAAGATGcacaaagagaaagaaaaaaagaaaaatacttaaCGTATCAtagtacaataaaattattgatcataTTCTAGGGGAAGGTCACAATCTTCAAGAGCATAATGTTGTGCTATGCCAACCGGGAAGAGTGAAAGATACTCCTGGTGTTAAAATCAGATGTGTTCGTGGGAAATATGACCTACCTCACGTAATCaagaaaattacttaattatagaatttatatcgaatcttttaaagttgatataattaaatattattatataaagttcctctttttaaatattattatattgtaatctcTGAAGTGATCTAAAgaggatattattaaaagaattaactcaatttataattttaatattaataaatattctaagtGAGATACGTAACCAAAaccattttgtataaaataataattttagcaaaaattgattcaaatgatattattctacaatatcacgttaattttattctttttattacgataaattttatattcttacttcatttataaaaaattaaagatgacGCTTCAATTCACACGAATACCGAAATACAACCGAATCAATatcgaatcaattttcattaaaattattactcagAATCAAATACCTTATTTTAATccgagatatttaagaaatcttTCAGGATACCGTCATGAATTCGATCAACGACCAATGCAAGGGGTTCCTCCTCGAGGTCACGCTTTTCGGATTTAGCGGCCCACAAATTGCGGCCTTTTGACACACATTTTCGAAACGCTATTTCCCCCACCGTGCGTTTACCGTTAGCTAGGCCATGCGTCCTCCTCCGAGACGAGCAAACGTGGACACAATGTGTATTCTACTATATCGAGATGTCACAATGCAGAAAGGGTCGTGCAGCCCCCTCTTTCGACGTTATTACGGAAGGGTTGGCCTGCTCCTGCTCCTGCATCTGCAACCCTGCATCCACCCACACGGCCACTGGCTATTGGCCATATGACATGCTGACCAACATCCCGATGTTTTCAAAAGACCGGCTCTCAACCTTACCTCGCCTGGAccaatcttcaaaaaaatgtattcttcTCTTCACCTTGTCGATGCATCCAAGTGGTGGGCGTTGCACGCCTATGAATGCAAGTATTCGACAATgctattcgatataaatttgagTTATTTTTTGGGAAATAGAATTGTACTgaggaaaaaatatgaagagaATAGAAGGATGAATGAAATGAGAACCTGAAACAACAGTCAGCTCTTGCGGGGGATGACGCGGAATGTTATCAGACTTGCGCAGAATCTATGGGATCTAGATTCATTAAGTTCCCATATTCGTAGGATCCGTGATGAAAGTGTAATCACacgaaaattttggaaatagattattgtattctttaatatcatttttagaatttttgtcaaaataaacaaaagaagaaacaaatctATTAGACgagatttataaaacaatcatGCCAAATTGagcattataaatttgaaaaattattattttcaatttggtagcattatgatttattatatgataaaaataaatcaaaaatacagTAATCGGTACAAATATcctatttgaagaaattttcgaagtCATCAAAATTAACAGAGAAAATTTGGAAGCTGtcgtaaaaagaagaaaaaaatcaacaagccaaaaaaaaaaaggcggaTGGGAATTACTTCAATTTGTATGCCAAGAGAGATTGAGGATaagcaagaaatttttttgcaactaTAATTTCCAAAGTCAGACGAAGTTAATCCGTTGCGCCATAATGGAGTTTACCGGTAAATCTTCCCTATTCTCTCTCTTACCTCGCCCAGTATAAAGCATCCTTGACAAAACGCACGTAATAAAACCAAGTGAcagtatttttattagttatgAAAAGTACACAGAAAATTCAACTATTTAGCATTTATTGCATTATGTGTATGTACCTGGTATAAGTAAgggaaaaataagagaaagaacCATTATGTTTATGACCATTATATTTATGACCGTCTTTGCCCTTTCTTTAATACCGTCGTATCTGCAACCGAAATAAAAAGTACCGCTTTATTACGGTCTTCCGCAATAATCatgtcttctttctttcgatcgcATTGCATCctgataaatttcattcatcattCGCAACTTTTTTCTCAGAGAAATTACGATCTTATTTGcgggaattaatttttgtatatttaatcgatCAAGCATAGGAATGATAgcgtaaaaaaattgcaaaagtacaaaaaaaaaaaaaaagattaagaaaaggAACTGACCTTAGTGTAGgtatgaaaatgtttttttgtttctgaaatgggggagaaaaaaaaataaaaaaaaataatcgaaagtgAGAtatggagagaaaagaaagtagTTGAAGGTCGtcgacaaaataaaaatgaacaaaatagaaaaatctctttgcatttcaaaaaaaatttttcaaaaaatttgtaaatgctTTTTGGTGTTCACTTTctttgagaaagaaattttcaactcTTTACCGTAGGGCTTAGTAATCGGACACCGAACGATCTGTTCTCAAAAGTTTTTGTCCTTTTGTCATCATAGttcgtttattttcaattttcacatGCTTCCAGTTCTTTGGAAAAATCTTACgatcgatgaatatttaaatttttatatatatattctaataataatgtataatt contains:
- the LOC409723 gene encoding 40S ribosomal protein S12, mitochondrial — translated: MNFLARSVANAARSWLANSVEASKSQLTRLCANPGIQGTVLNTTNSYIRNLMQGFMQIRLAITLKRLHEKGSYKKQKKKKNPLSGKPFAKGVVMKTLIRKPKKPNSANRKCVLVRLSTGREIIAFVPGEGHNLQEHNVVLCQPGRVKDTPGVKIRCVRGKYDLPHVIKKIT